Proteins encoded by one window of Actinocorallia herbida:
- the folE gene encoding GTP cyclohydrolase I FolE — MTAAPGFDHARIEKAVREILYAIGEDPDRDGLRATPARVARAYAEHFAGLAMGPEDALTTSFEADHDEMVLVKDIELYSTCEHHLVPFHGVAHVGYTPGEKGQITGLSKLARLVDVYARRPQVQERLTSQVADALMEHLQPRGVIVVVEAEHLCMTMRGVRKPGAKTITSAVRGDFRNSAETRAEAMSLILGRS; from the coding sequence ATGACTGCTGCCCCGGGTTTCGATCACGCGCGGATCGAAAAGGCCGTACGCGAGATCCTCTACGCGATCGGTGAAGACCCCGACCGTGACGGACTCCGGGCCACCCCCGCGAGGGTGGCCCGGGCCTATGCCGAGCACTTCGCCGGCCTGGCCATGGGACCCGAAGACGCACTGACGACGTCATTCGAGGCCGACCACGATGAGATGGTGCTGGTCAAGGACATCGAGCTGTACTCGACCTGTGAGCACCACCTCGTTCCCTTCCACGGCGTCGCGCACGTCGGTTACACCCCGGGGGAGAAGGGGCAGATCACGGGCCTGTCGAAACTGGCCCGTCTGGTCGACGTATATGCGCGGCGCCCGCAGGTGCAGGAGCGGTTGACCAGCCAGGTGGCGGACGCGCTGATGGAGCACCTCCAGCCCCGGGGCGTCATCGTCGTGGTCGAGGCGGAACACCTCTGCATGACGATGCGCGGAGTACGCAAGCCCGGAGCCAAGACCATCACTTCCGCGGTCCGTGGGGACTTCCGTAATTCCGCGGAGACGCGCGCCGAGGCGATGAGCCTCATTCTCGGCCGTTCTTGA
- a CDS encoding WXG100 family type VII secretion target, whose product MEELSRLFSRHSTNLDSLIKDLNGRTVGSSEIWWGPGADRFRAAWAEAKSAFDRMAVALEEGAGDIRRSQANIEAATR is encoded by the coding sequence ATGGAGGAGCTGTCGCGGCTCTTCTCCAGACACTCCACGAACCTGGACAGCCTGATCAAGGATCTGAACGGCAGGACCGTCGGATCCAGTGAGATCTGGTGGGGTCCGGGCGCCGACCGTTTCCGCGCCGCGTGGGCGGAGGCCAAATCCGCATTCGACAGAATGGCGGTCGCCCTGGAGGAAGGCGCGGGCGACATCCGCCGTTCTCAGGCGAACATCGAGGCGGCTACCCGCTGA